One part of the Arabidopsis thaliana chromosome 1 sequence genome encodes these proteins:
- a CDS encoding Heavy metal transport/detoxification superfamily protein (Heavy metal transport/detoxification superfamily protein; FUNCTIONS IN: metal ion binding; INVOLVED IN: metal ion transport; LOCATED IN: cellular_component unknown; CONTAINS InterPro DOMAIN/s: Heavy metal transport/detoxification protein (InterPro:IPR006121); BEST Arabidopsis thaliana protein match is: Heavy metal transport/detoxification superfamily protein (TAIR:AT4G16380.1); Has 30201 Blast hits to 17322 proteins in 780 species: Archae - 12; Bacteria - 1396; Metazoa - 17338; Fungi - 3422; Plants - 5037; Viruses - 0; Other Eukaryotes - 2996 (source: NCBI BLink).), with translation MAEKGKEKVTWMKLKTEPLSNEKNFSKVKKALSSIPQVRDQKFEEETNTVTIKVVCCSPEKVMDKLCSKGRGAIKLIETIDPAKHVAQKPKEPEKPKEAEKPKEPEKPKPAAAPAQGDPSSQRVTHGYNPPPMMGHPVPWSDGPNYGWSRPNGYDERPIYNSYGGWQPPPSQYGGRSHYEEEQPSCSIM, from the exons ATGGCCGAGAAGGGTAAGGAGAAG GTAACATGGATGAAATTGAAGACGGAGCCTCTTAGTAACGAAAAGAATTTCTCGAAAGTCAAGAAGGCTCTTTCGAGCATACCTC aagtaagAGACCAAAAGttcgaagaagaaaccaacacGGTCACAATCAAAGTGGTTTGCTGCAGTCCTGAGAAAGTGATGGACAAACTCTGTTCCAAAGGACGTGGAGCTATTAAGCTCATCGAAACCATCGATCCGGCCAAACATGTGGCTCAAAAGCCCAAAGAACCTGAGAAGCCCAAAGAAGCTGAAAAACCTAAAGAACCAGAGAAGCCCAAACCAGCAGCAGCTCCAGCTCAAGGCGATCCAAGTTCTCAACGGGTGACACATGGGTATAATCCACCGCCGATGATGGGCCATCCGGTGCCTTGGTCTGATGGGCCTAACTACGGATGGTCCCGACCCAATGGGTATGATGAAAGACCCATTTACAATAGCTACGGAGGTTGGCAACCACCACCATCGCAATATGGTGGCAGATCACATTACGAAGAGGAACAACCGTCTTGCTCCATCATGTGA
- the TOM6 gene encoding translocase of the outer mitochondrial membrane 6 (translocase of the outer mitochondrial membrane 6 (TOM6); Has 30 Blast hits to 30 proteins in 12 species: Archae - 0; Bacteria - 0; Metazoa - 0; Fungi - 0; Plants - 30; Viruses - 0; Other Eukaryotes - 0 (source: NCBI BLink).), which produces MFPGMFMRKPDKAEALKQLRTHVALFGSWVVIIRAAPYVLSYFSDSKDELKIDF; this is translated from the coding sequence ATGTTCCCAGGAATGTTCATGCGAAAGCCAGACAAAGCCGAGGCTCTGAAGCAGCTACGCACTCATGTCGCTCTTTTTGGCAGCTGGGTTGTCATTATCCGTGCTGCTCCCTACGTCCTCTCCTATTTCTCCGATTCCAAAGATGAGCTCAAGATCGATTTCTAA
- the emb1129 gene encoding Nucleic acid-binding, OB-fold-like protein (embryo defective 1129 (emb1129); FUNCTIONS IN: structural constituent of ribosome; INVOLVED IN: translation, embryo development ending in seed dormancy; LOCATED IN: cytosolic small ribosomal subunit, ribosome, intracellular; EXPRESSED IN: 22 plant structures; EXPRESSED DURING: 13 growth stages; CONTAINS InterPro DOMAIN/s: Nucleic acid-binding, OB-fold-like (InterPro:IPR016027), Nucleic acid-binding, OB-fold (InterPro:IPR012340), Ribosomal protein S17, bacterial-type (InterPro:IPR019984), Ribosomal protein S17 (InterPro:IPR000266); BEST Arabidopsis thaliana protein match is: Nucleic acid-binding, OB-fold-like protein (TAIR:AT3G18880.1); Has 7577 Blast hits to 7577 proteins in 2675 species: Archae - 139; Bacteria - 5329; Metazoa - 53; Fungi - 85; Plants - 120; Viruses - 0; Other Eukaryotes - 1851 (source: NCBI BLink).), which translates to MKPVIGTVVSNKMQKSVVVAVDRLFHNKIYNRYVKRTSKFMAHDDKDACNIGDRVKLDPSRPLSKNKHWIVAEIIKKARIYSPKAAAAAVSASASASSASTTDSSAQSQIPPSSTS; encoded by the exons atgaagccAGTGATAGGCACAGTGGTATCGAACAAGATGCAAAAATCTGTAGTGGTCGCCGTCGATAGACTCTTCCACAACAAAATCTACAATCGCTACGTCAAACGAACTTCCAAATTCATGGCTCACGACGACAAAGACGCCTGCAACATCGGCGATCGA GTGAAGTTAGATCCATCAAGGCCTTTGAGCAAGAATAAGCATTGGATTGTTGcagaaatcatcaaaaaagCTCGAATTTATTCTCCTaaagctgctgctgctgctgtttctgcttctgcttctgcttcctCAGCCTCCACTACTGACTCTTCTGCTCAGTCTCAGATTCCTCCATCATCTACTTCTTAA
- a CDS encoding Uncharacterized protein family (UPF0497) (Uncharacterised protein family (UPF0497); CONTAINS InterPro DOMAIN/s: Uncharacterised protein family UPF0497, trans-membrane plant (InterPro:IPR006702); BEST Arabidopsis thaliana protein match is: Uncharacterised protein family (UPF0497) (TAIR:AT3G50810.1); Has 205 Blast hits to 205 proteins in 15 species: Archae - 0; Bacteria - 0; Metazoa - 0; Fungi - 0; Plants - 205; Viruses - 0; Other Eukaryotes - 0 (source: NCBI BLink).), protein MVEVPGSVGTTASLSLRLGQMVLAFGSLLFMTIGVRFYQFTAFCYLVTIMSLAIPWNLTLAMVDIYCVILQQPFQKPRILLAISIGDWVVSVLALASASSAASVVDILRSNESSCPPTICNRYQFAATLAFLTWFLSLSSSLFNLWLLPSLI, encoded by the exons ATGGTGGAGGTTCCTGGCTCTGTAGGCACAACTGCAAGCCTTTCCTTAAGGTTAGGGCAGATGGTATTAGCATTTggctctcttctcttcatgaCCATCGGTGTTCGCTTCTACCAATTCACTGCTTTCTG CTACTTGGTGACGATCATGTCTTTAGCTATACCATGGAATCTGACGTTAGCAATGGTAGATATCTATTGTGTTATTCTCCAGCAACCATTTCAAAAGCCACGGATCCTTCTCGCTATCTCTATTGGTGATTGG GTGGTGTCTGTTCTAGCGTTGGCTTCAGCGTCATCGGCAGCTAGTGTTGTTGATATTCTGCGATCAAACGAATCCTCCTGCCCTCCAACAATATGCAACAGATATCAGTTTGCAGCAACATTAGCTTTCTTGACTTGgttcttgtctctctcttcttctctcttcaatcTCTGGTTACTTCCTTCTCtgatctaa